A window from Hymenobacter volaticus encodes these proteins:
- a CDS encoding glycoside hydrolase family 13 protein: MSFAASADPSTQPPAWAREVIWYQIFVERFHNGDQANDPKPVNFAGSFKVPANWTPTLWTSNWYDPDAWAKAANLNHNDNVSLRRYGGDLQGVLNKLDYLQELGVTALYLNPINDAPSLHKYDARSYHHIDVNFGPDPVGDNQLIARENPADPTTWQWTAADRLFLKLVQEVHRRQMRIIVDYSWNHTGVEFWAWQDILKKQQQSAYKDWYDIVRFNDPATPGNEFDYNGWLGLKSLPEIKKVNITTVRKAGRPYEGQLNEGAKQHVEAVTRRWLAPNGKPENGVDGFRLDVADQVPMGFWRDYRRFVKSIKPEAYLVGEVWWEEWPYRLMNPAPYLNGDVFDGVMFYQVYRPARSFFAAVAAPLTGRQLQDSLERQWNRLPVAFPAAQMNVSASHDSPRLLTCFANPGLYKFKATPNDNPAYRTGRPDPDTYQRVRLYLLHQFTSVGAPHIWNGDELGMWGSDDPDCRKPLWWPGLKFAPETRTNYQPGPRTYDPAGFNAPHFAYYKQLIQMRKINAVFSSGGLQFLPTAGRTLAYTRGTGPETVFVLFNLEASPNNFHRLPRHLPQSARQ, from the coding sequence ATGAGTTTCGCTGCTTCTGCTGATCCGTCAACTCAGCCACCCGCCTGGGCTCGAGAGGTTATCTGGTACCAGATATTCGTGGAGCGGTTTCATAACGGCGACCAAGCCAACGACCCGAAGCCAGTGAATTTTGCTGGCTCGTTTAAGGTGCCCGCTAACTGGACGCCTACGCTTTGGACCAGCAACTGGTACGACCCTGATGCCTGGGCCAAAGCCGCTAATCTAAACCATAACGACAACGTCAGTTTGCGGCGCTACGGGGGTGACTTGCAGGGCGTGCTCAACAAGCTAGACTATCTGCAAGAGCTAGGCGTGACGGCGCTTTACCTCAACCCTATCAACGACGCGCCTTCTCTTCACAAGTACGATGCTCGCAGCTACCACCACATTGATGTAAACTTCGGCCCCGATCCGGTGGGCGACAACCAACTGATTGCCCGCGAGAACCCCGCCGACCCTACCACCTGGCAATGGACGGCAGCCGACCGGTTATTTCTGAAACTGGTGCAAGAAGTGCACCGCCGACAGATGCGCATCATCGTCGATTATTCCTGGAACCATACGGGCGTGGAATTCTGGGCGTGGCAAGACATCCTTAAGAAACAGCAGCAGTCTGCCTACAAAGACTGGTACGACATCGTGCGCTTCAACGACCCCGCTACCCCCGGCAACGAGTTCGACTACAACGGGTGGCTAGGGTTGAAGAGCTTGCCGGAAATCAAGAAGGTGAATATCACTACGGTCCGTAAAGCAGGCCGCCCCTATGAGGGACAATTGAACGAGGGGGCCAAACAACACGTCGAGGCCGTGACGCGGCGCTGGCTCGCGCCGAATGGCAAGCCCGAAAACGGCGTAGATGGCTTCCGGTTGGATGTGGCCGATCAAGTGCCGATGGGATTCTGGCGCGACTACCGCCGATTTGTGAAAAGCATTAAGCCTGAGGCCTATTTGGTGGGCGAAGTCTGGTGGGAAGAGTGGCCCTACCGCCTCATGAATCCGGCACCTTACTTAAACGGCGACGTATTCGACGGCGTGATGTTTTACCAAGTGTATCGGCCGGCGCGCAGCTTCTTTGCGGCAGTGGCCGCTCCGCTCACGGGTCGGCAGCTGCAAGACAGCTTGGAGCGCCAATGGAACCGCCTGCCCGTCGCTTTTCCTGCCGCCCAAATGAACGTGTCGGCCTCCCACGATTCGCCCCGGCTGCTCACGTGCTTCGCCAATCCGGGTCTCTATAAGTTTAAAGCCACCCCCAACGACAACCCCGCGTATCGCACTGGTCGGCCCGACCCCGATACCTACCAGCGCGTGCGCCTCTACTTGCTGCACCAGTTCACGAGCGTGGGTGCCCCGCACATCTGGAACGGCGACGAGCTAGGCATGTGGGGCTCCGATGACCCCGACTGCCGCAAGCCCCTGTGGTGGCCCGGCTTGAAGTTTGCCCCCGAAACCCGCACCAACTACCAACCCGGCCCGAGAACCTACGACCCCGCCGGCTTCAACGCCCCGCACTTTGCGTACTACAAGCAGCTAATCCAGATGCGCAAGATTAACGCTGTCTTTAGCTCCGGGGGCCTGCAGTTCTTGCCCACTGCGGGCCGCACGCTGGCGTACACCCGTGGTACTGGCCCCGAAACGGTGTTCGTGCTCTTCAACCTCGAAGCCAGCCCCAACAATTTCCACCGCTTGCCCCGGCATCTACCGCAATCTGCTCGACAATAG
- a CDS encoding helix-turn-helix transcriptional regulator, which yields MLPTTALYSANVLVAAPPSLQRQGLLSTLHDKWPLLSCSVTADTSQLPMLVRQQAYALIVLDSTLSSLPIAELIRQIRSIRSCQPLLVLTGPRLTPVQRQQLLLAGTVTLLPHTVAPTVLLATITPFVSGTLHWTLPPSITPTRVAPPTPFSNREVEVLRLVVADNCNQEIADKLCLSVRTVESHRRALLQKTGAKTLVGLVVQAVREGWVGVA from the coding sequence ATGCTTCCCACCACCGCTCTCTACTCCGCTAACGTACTGGTTGCTGCCCCACCTTCCTTACAGCGCCAAGGTCTACTATCCACTCTCCACGACAAATGGCCACTACTCTCGTGTAGCGTCACGGCCGATACCAGCCAACTGCCTATGCTGGTACGGCAGCAAGCCTACGCGCTGATTGTGCTCGACAGCACCCTTAGTAGCCTACCCATCGCGGAGCTCATACGCCAGATCCGCAGCATCCGCAGTTGCCAGCCCTTGCTTGTGCTCACTGGCCCCCGCCTAACTCCGGTTCAGCGCCAACAATTGCTTCTTGCCGGAACGGTAACCCTATTACCGCATACCGTGGCCCCCACGGTGCTTCTCGCTACTATCACGCCTTTTGTGAGTGGTACGCTGCACTGGACTCTGCCGCCCTCCATCACCCCTACCCGCGTGGCCCCACCCACACCGTTCAGTAACCGCGAAGTGGAAGTGCTGCGCTTAGTAGTAGCCGACAATTGCAATCAGGAAATAGCTGATAAACTGTGCTTAAGTGTGCGCACCGTGGAAAGTCACCGCCGAGCCCTGCTGCAAAAGACGGGCGCTAAAACACTGGTAGGCTTGGTTGTGCAAGCCGTCCGCGAGGGTTGGGTAGGCGTGGCGTAA
- a CDS encoding carboxypeptidase regulatory-like domain-containing protein, which translates to MGCLSLTGLVTDENFRPLTGATVQVQGINDAFSTNSEGRYIITSKKPLPRPARLKISAVGYETEEFAQNTCIPPDVALRLTPGTRFKRDGRIKKTSSTGKVKW; encoded by the coding sequence GTGGGTTGCCTATCTCTGACTGGTTTGGTAACCGATGAGAATTTCCGCCCCCTAACCGGTGCTACCGTACAGGTGCAAGGCATCAATGATGCATTCAGCACCAACTCCGAGGGCCGGTATATCATTACGTCCAAGAAACCACTGCCACGCCCAGCTCGCCTCAAGATCAGTGCAGTAGGGTATGAAACCGAGGAATTTGCGCAAAACACGTGCATTCCGCCCGATGTAGCCCTGCGCCTAACGCCCGGTACCCGATTCAAGCGCGACGGCCGCATCAAGAAAACGAGCTCTACCGGTAAAGTGAAGTGGTAA
- a CDS encoding bestrophin family protein, translating to MLTEKRIPFRYIFKQIRIDVARVFLFSVSFQLLEWFFADYIPLVPGLLPTILGSAISLILAFKINQSYDRWWEARKVWGAIVNDSRSLVLQLKGFLEDDLLGYNAAREVIRRIGHRQIAWCYSLGQSLRGQNPLANLEQYVSADEVAYLRKHNNKPLALLALHTEDFKVLRRQQALDSYEHVQLDNTLVRLCDSMGKAERINSTVFPVTYRIFIHFFIYLFLIVLSLALVETIGLLELPILLVFASSFFLLEKTATYLQDPFRNRPTDTPVTAIARTIEINLKQLLDEQEIPKPTLPEAFYLM from the coding sequence ATGCTCACCGAGAAAAGAATTCCATTTAGGTACATCTTCAAGCAAATTCGCATTGACGTCGCGAGAGTGTTTCTTTTTTCAGTTTCTTTCCAACTGCTAGAGTGGTTTTTTGCTGATTACATTCCTCTTGTTCCGGGCTTGTTGCCCACCATTTTAGGTAGCGCTATTTCCCTTATCCTCGCCTTCAAAATCAATCAGTCTTACGACCGGTGGTGGGAAGCGCGTAAGGTCTGGGGCGCTATCGTCAACGATTCTCGCTCGCTGGTACTGCAACTGAAGGGCTTTCTGGAAGATGACTTGCTTGGCTACAATGCCGCACGAGAAGTTATTCGCAGAATAGGGCACCGGCAGATTGCGTGGTGCTACAGCCTAGGACAGTCGTTACGCGGCCAAAATCCGTTGGCGAATCTCGAGCAATATGTATCGGCCGACGAAGTAGCTTACCTACGGAAGCATAACAACAAGCCTTTGGCCTTGCTAGCCTTGCACACCGAGGATTTCAAGGTATTGCGTCGGCAGCAGGCGCTTGATTCCTACGAGCATGTGCAGCTCGACAACACCCTGGTCCGGCTCTGCGACTCCATGGGCAAGGCCGAGCGCATCAACAGCACGGTGTTTCCGGTAACGTACCGGATATTTATACACTTCTTTATCTACCTGTTTTTGATTGTGTTGTCGTTGGCACTGGTTGAAACCATTGGCCTGTTAGAATTGCCCATTCTGCTGGTCTTTGCGTCTTCATTCTTCCTGCTCGAGAAAACAGCTACTTATCTGCAAGACCCTTTCCGCAACCGCCCCACCGACACTCCCGTCACGGCCATTGCTCGCACCATCGAAATCAACCTCAAGCAATTGCTGGATGAGCAGGAGATTCCCAAGCCAACACTACCCGAAGCTTTCTATCTGATGTAG